The Streptomyces sp. NBC_01197 genome window below encodes:
- a CDS encoding DUF2786 domain-containing protein — translation MESVTDRAFAAALYSEGDAGLDTGASLLAADPAADAELSRRGEEFLRRVWQRGWQPADVVRLVRRDLADRHVRLLATLITAEVRAYKRLPPRWQTQLDELAAPPWEADRFSYATALLELYRLLLRLPAIEPVGPAPGTDSLLPPHHHAEPRALGRIRALLAKAEATDYAAEAEALSGKAQELMARHSIDEARLAAEGHRTDTPAACRIGVDPPYETAKAVLLDAVATANRCRAVWNSAFGFSTVVGFEPDLEVVELLHTSLLVQGMAAMTRAEAAQRAGGRKRTKTFRQSFLTAYASRLGLRLARTADEVAAEAAGSLLPVLAERDVAVVSEADRMFPETTVSRVRGGTDEAGWLDGTAAADAAGLGPEGSEGPKARLGPGV, via the coding sequence ATGGAATCGGTGACCGACCGGGCTTTCGCCGCGGCCCTCTACAGCGAGGGCGACGCGGGCCTGGACACCGGAGCCTCGCTGCTCGCCGCCGACCCGGCGGCCGACGCGGAGCTGAGCCGGCGTGGCGAGGAGTTCCTGCGCAGGGTCTGGCAGCGGGGGTGGCAGCCCGCCGACGTCGTACGGCTCGTCCGGCGTGATCTGGCCGACCGTCACGTCCGGCTCCTCGCGACGCTGATCACGGCGGAGGTACGGGCGTACAAGCGGCTGCCGCCGCGCTGGCAGACCCAGCTGGACGAACTGGCCGCACCGCCCTGGGAAGCCGACCGGTTCTCGTACGCGACCGCCCTCCTGGAGCTGTACCGGCTGCTCCTGCGCCTCCCGGCCATCGAACCGGTGGGCCCGGCGCCGGGCACCGATTCGCTCCTGCCGCCCCACCACCACGCCGAGCCGCGCGCGCTCGGCCGGATCCGCGCGCTGCTCGCCAAGGCCGAGGCGACCGACTACGCGGCGGAGGCCGAGGCGCTCAGCGGCAAGGCGCAGGAGCTGATGGCCCGGCACAGCATCGACGAGGCGCGGCTCGCGGCCGAGGGACACCGTACGGACACCCCGGCTGCCTGCCGTATCGGCGTCGACCCTCCGTACGAGACGGCCAAGGCGGTCCTGCTCGACGCGGTCGCCACCGCGAACCGCTGCCGCGCGGTCTGGAACAGCGCGTTCGGCTTCTCCACAGTCGTCGGCTTCGAGCCCGACCTGGAGGTCGTCGAGCTGCTCCACACCTCACTCCTGGTCCAGGGGATGGCCGCGATGACCCGCGCCGAGGCGGCGCAGCGGGCGGGCGGGCGCAAGCGGACAAAGACGTTCCGGCAGTCGTTCCTGACGGCGTACGCCAGCAGGCTCGGCCTCCGGCTCGCCCGCACCGCGGACGAGGTGGCTGCGGAGGCCGCGGGCTCGCTGCTGCCGGTGCTCGCGGAGCGGGACGTGGCGGTGGTGTCCGAGGCGGACCGGATGTTCCCCGAGACGACCGTGAGCCGGGTGCGGGGCGGCACGGACGAGGCGGGCTGGCTGGACGGCACGGCGGCGGCGGACGCGGCGGGGCTGGGGCCGGAGGGGTCGGAGGGGCCGAAGGCCCGGCTGGGGCCCGGGGTCTGA
- a CDS encoding FUSC family protein, which produces MTWLRALYATARSGLTIERRRLEPLIALRGAAGLALVVLLSLAIFGPAVAASSAFGAYQAAIASFQRSWRARPVLALLSGGTLAVSTFLGYLSGVHTALFTTLIALWAFVAGLAWAVGPTAGIIAASNVAMMLVTVTLPTSVPAAAGHAAIIACGAVIQAGLIVLFPIRRWGAQRDALADALAAEADYARRLRHDPVAPFDPEPFVRARSAAAVTRRQARRRPAELHGTRGLAERIRPVLASLADPAVGAAADGPERQRVRELLAAAASVLDTAAHAVRHGEPVVISAPALSVLEAPDNADVLTGPARRAAARLAALLRDVVETAQGEGTTTDTEPLLRPTLVRMAPVVVRTMRKELHSHDSPVLRHAIRTAVVAAVGYLIGFVLPFGHGYWVPLASVMVMRPAFAQTYGRAVARFGGTLVGVSVATTVVQLAHPGPYPSGALAVVCAGLMFLLMRTGYAASSACISAYVVFLLGMSGLGVGQTVRDRVLLTLIGGLLAMIAYAVYPAWETPRLRNRLADWLLADGRYAAAVVAQYADPAGARRTDVREAVLAARTARIAWQEALERATHEPVRHRGLSRSAAADAEQAMAQLGRAAMLMEAHLPSRSTTPVPAARDVADALLHAVERGAKDIRQRRVPHWDEVRENLAVWDGEGVPDEVVRSGVGLLLDALDELTAALDQEATRPRSGSDQTSRTGPESSGRPSPERPGEP; this is translated from the coding sequence ATGACCTGGCTCCGGGCCCTGTACGCGACCGCCCGCTCCGGGCTGACGATCGAACGGCGGCGCCTGGAACCGCTCATCGCCTTACGCGGCGCCGCCGGCCTCGCCCTGGTCGTCCTGCTCAGCCTCGCCATCTTCGGCCCCGCCGTTGCGGCCAGCTCCGCCTTCGGCGCGTACCAGGCCGCCATCGCCAGTTTCCAGCGCAGCTGGCGCGCCCGGCCGGTGCTGGCCCTGCTCTCGGGCGGGACGCTGGCCGTGTCGACCTTCCTCGGCTACCTCTCCGGTGTGCACACCGCCCTGTTCACGACGCTGATCGCGCTCTGGGCGTTCGTGGCGGGGCTGGCCTGGGCCGTCGGGCCCACCGCGGGCATCATCGCCGCGTCCAACGTCGCGATGATGCTGGTGACCGTCACCCTCCCCACCTCCGTGCCGGCCGCCGCCGGTCACGCCGCGATCATCGCCTGCGGTGCGGTCATCCAGGCCGGCCTCATCGTCCTCTTCCCCATCCGCCGGTGGGGAGCCCAGCGCGACGCCCTCGCCGACGCGCTGGCCGCCGAGGCCGACTACGCCCGCAGGCTGCGCCACGATCCGGTGGCCCCCTTCGACCCGGAGCCGTTCGTGAGGGCCCGCAGCGCCGCCGCCGTCACCCGGCGGCAGGCCCGCAGGCGCCCCGCCGAACTGCACGGCACCCGGGGCCTCGCCGAGCGGATCAGGCCCGTGCTCGCCTCCCTCGCCGACCCGGCCGTCGGCGCCGCGGCGGACGGACCCGAGCGCCAACGGGTACGGGAACTGCTGGCCGCCGCCGCTTCCGTACTGGACACCGCGGCCCACGCCGTCCGGCACGGCGAACCGGTGGTCATCTCCGCCCCGGCCCTCTCCGTACTGGAGGCCCCCGACAACGCCGACGTGCTCACGGGCCCCGCCCGCCGCGCCGCCGCCCGGCTCGCGGCCCTGCTCCGCGACGTCGTCGAGACGGCGCAGGGCGAGGGCACCACGACCGACACCGAGCCGCTGCTACGGCCAACGCTGGTGCGGATGGCCCCGGTCGTGGTGCGGACCATGCGCAAGGAACTGCACAGCCATGACTCACCGGTCCTGCGCCACGCCATCCGCACCGCGGTGGTCGCCGCGGTGGGCTATCTCATCGGCTTCGTCCTGCCGTTCGGGCACGGCTACTGGGTGCCGCTGGCCTCCGTGATGGTGATGCGTCCGGCCTTCGCCCAGACGTACGGCCGCGCCGTCGCACGCTTCGGCGGCACACTCGTCGGAGTGTCGGTCGCCACCACGGTTGTCCAGCTGGCGCATCCCGGGCCGTACCCGTCCGGGGCGCTCGCGGTGGTCTGCGCGGGGCTGATGTTCCTCCTGATGCGCACGGGGTACGCCGCCAGTTCGGCCTGCATCTCCGCCTACGTGGTCTTCCTCCTCGGCATGAGCGGACTCGGCGTCGGCCAGACCGTCCGGGACCGGGTGCTGCTCACCCTGATCGGCGGGCTGCTCGCCATGATCGCGTACGCCGTCTATCCGGCCTGGGAGACGCCCAGGCTGCGCAACCGGCTCGCCGACTGGCTGCTCGCCGACGGCCGTTACGCGGCGGCGGTCGTCGCGCAGTACGCCGATCCGGCCGGCGCCCGCAGGACCGATGTCCGGGAGGCGGTGCTGGCCGCGCGCACCGCCAGGATCGCGTGGCAGGAGGCCCTGGAGCGGGCCACCCACGAACCGGTGCGCCACCGCGGCCTGTCCAGGTCGGCAGCCGCCGACGCGGAGCAGGCGATGGCGCAACTGGGCCGGGCCGCCATGCTGATGGAGGCACATCTGCCCAGCCGCTCCACCACCCCCGTACCGGCGGCGCGCGACGTCGCGGACGCGCTGCTCCACGCGGTCGAGCGGGGCGCCAAGGACATCCGGCAGCGGCGCGTGCCGCACTGGGACGAGGTGCGCGAGAACCTCGCGGTGTGGGACGGCGAAGGCGTTCCCGACGAGGTCGTACGCAGCGGGGTGGGACTGCTGCTCGACGCCCTCGACGAACTCACCGCGGCCCTGGACCAGGAGGCGACCCGGCCCAGGTCCGGATCGGACCAGACCTCGCGAACCGGGCCTGAGTCATCTGGGAGGCCCTCACCCGAGAGGCCCGGGGAGCCCTAG